From Piliocolobus tephrosceles isolate RC106 unplaced genomic scaffold, ASM277652v3 unscaffolded_35646, whole genome shotgun sequence:
TTGAACCCTTGAATGGGAAGAGAGATATTTGTCACAGGGGCCAGAGTGCCTGCCTATCTACCATTCTCCATTCTCTCCTGTATGTTTACTTGTCTGTAGGACCCCCTTCTGTCAGCTGTGGGGCTTGACACCACTTGAACAAGAAAAGGAGGGGGAAACTGCACCACATCAGTGAAGGTTGGTATGAGAGCGGGTATACTTTTGGGTGGGGTGGTGGAGACCAGCATGGGTCCAGGAGTGATTAGGGTCCAATCTGGGGGCTTCTCGGCCCCTCCCATTGCCAACACACTTTCCCACTGTTGTTGGACCTGTTTTGTAGCAGGCAGCTGGTCCAGAGAGACTTTCTCAAAGCCCAGCCGTCCCACCTAGCATTCAACATCAGTCGCACTGCATATGTCTCATACAATTGGAAGAGACTCAAAGCCTCATTTCATTCTCTCTCCCTAGATCTACCTCCAGTGGCTGCTCTGCTGGTGGTGGAGTTGCTGCTGACAACCACCCTCAACGGGTCTGCACCCATCCAGGAAATATCTGTCTTCCTCAAGCTTGGTTGTGCCTGTTCTACGCACTATCTGTATTATTGAATTATTGACTGAGACTGTGTTTGGGAAGGAGGCTGAGTGACTACTGGACTGGATATTGACTCTACCTTTTGTTTCCAAGCTTATATCCTCAGTCACCTAAAGATCAGAGTGTGAAGAAACAAACCTGTGACAGATCTGTAGTTAAGGTTTAGACTGGGGGAGGAGTATATTACTGGACTTCCTTTGTAACTTGTACCATGACTGGGGCAGAGATTGAGCCTAGTGTCCAGGCCAAGCCTGAAAAGAAGGCTGGGGAAGAGGTTATCGCTGgggctgagagagagaatgatgtCCCTTTAGTGGTCAGACCCAAGGTTAGGACCCAGGCAACTACTGGGGCAAGGCCCAAAACTGAGACCAAGTCTGTGCCTGGGGCAAGGCCCAAAACTGATGCCCAAGCAATGTCTGGGGCAAGGCCCAAAACTGAGGCCCAAGTAATGGGTGGTGCAAGACCCAAAACGGAGGCTCAAGGAATGGCAGGAGCTAGACCCAAAACTGATGCCAGGGCAGTAGGTGGTGCTCGTCCTAAAACTGATGCCAAGGCAATCCCTGGAACAAGGCCCAAGGATGAAGCTCAGGCATGGTCCCAGAATGAATTTGGGACTGAAGCAGTGTCACAGGCAGAAGGGGTGTCCCAGACTAATGCCGTTGCCTGGCCACTGGCCACTGCTGAGTCTGGATCAGTTAATACATCTAAGGGCCTATCTATGGATAGAGAACTAGTCGATGTGGATGCTGAAACCTTTCCTGGCACCCAGGGTCAGAAAGGAATCCAGCCCTGGTTTAGACCAGGGGAGGAGACTAATATGGGGTCTTGGTGCTATTCCAGGCCCAGGGCCAGAGAGGAGGCCTCTAATGAGTCTGGGTTCTGGTCAGCAGATGAGACCTCTACAGTGTCTTCTTTCTGGGCTGGAGAAGAGACAAGTATCAGATCATGGCCCAGAGAAGAGTCCAATACCAGGTCCAGGCACAGGGCTAAACATCAGACTAATCCCAGATCCAGGCCCAGATCCAAGCAAGAAGCCTATGTTGATTCCTGGTCTGGATCTGAGGATGAGGCCGGCAACCTATTCTCCTTCTGGGCTGGAGAAAATACCAGTAACTTGTTCAGGCCCAGAGTCAGGGAGGAGGCAAATATCAGGTCCAAGCTCAGGACAAATAGAGAAGATTGTTTTGAATCTGAGTCTGAAGATGAGTTCTATAAGCAGCCCTGGGTGTTGCCTGGAGAAGAGGCCAATAGTATATTCAGGTGCAGAGACAAAGAAGATCCTAATACCgccttgaaacccagggcccagAAAGATGTTGACGGTGATAGGGTCAAACAAGAACCCAGGTTTGAGGAGGAAGTCATTGTTGGGTCCTGGTTCTGGGCAGAAAAAGAGGCCAGTTTGGAGGGTGGAGCTTCAGCAATCTGTGAATCTGAGCCAGGAACTGAGGAGGGGGCCATTGGCGGATCCACGTACTGGGCTGAGGAAAAGTCCAGTTTGGGGGCTGTGGCCAGAGAAGAGGCCAAGCCAGAGTCTGAAGAAGAGGCCATATTTGGGTCCTGGTTCTGGGACAGAGATGAGGCCTGCTTTGACCTAAATCCCTGTCCTGTGTACAAGGTCAGTGATAGGTTCAGAGATGCAGCTGAGGAACTTAATGCATCCTCCAGGCCCCAAACCTGGGAAGAGGTCACTGTTGAATTCAAACCTGGTCTTTTTCATAGGGTTGGCTTCCGATCCACAAGCCCCTTTAGAATTCCTGAAGAGGCTTCTGAAATGCTTGAGGCAAAGCCCAAGAACATGGAACTTAGCCCAGAAGGGGAAGAGCAGGAATCTTTGCTTCAGCCTAATCAGCCTAGTCCTGAGTTCACATTTCAGTATGATCCTTCCTACCGGTCAGTCCGGGAAATTCGAGAGCATCTTAGGGCCAGGGAGAGTGCAGAGTCTGAGGGTTGGTCCTGCAGCTGCATACAATGTGAGCTGAAAATTGGTTCTGAAGAGTTTGAAGAACTCCTTTTATTAATGGAAAAAATTCGGGATCCTTTTATTcatgaaatatctaaaattgcaATGGGTATGAGAAGTGCTTCTCAGTTTACCCGAGATTTCATTCGAGATTCAGGTGTTGTCTCACTTATTGAAACCTTGCTTAATTACCCATCCTCTAGAGTTAGGACAagttttttggaaaatatgattcACATGGCTCCACCTTATCCAAATCTAAACATGATTGAAACATTCATATGTCAAGTGTGTGAGGAAACCCTTGCACATAGTGTGGATTCCCTTGAGCAGCTAACTGGAATAAGGATGCTTAGACACCTCACTATGACTATTGACTATCACACACTGATTGCCAACTATATATCTGGGTTTCTCTCCTTATTAACCACAGCCAATGCGAGAACAAAGTTTCACGTTCTGAAAATGCTGTTGAATTTGTCTGAAAATCCTGCTGTGGCAAAAAAACTATTCAGTGCCAAAGCTCTTTCAATATTTGTGGGTCTCTTTAACATAGAAGAGACAAATGATAATATTCaaattgttattaaaatgtttcagaatATCAGTAACattataaaaagtggaaagatgtCCTTAATTGACGATGATTTCAGTCTTGAGCCGCTTATTTCTGCATTTCGTGAATTTGAGGAGTTAGCTAAGCAACTACAAGCCCAAATAGACAATCAAAATGATCCTGAGGTGGGACCACAAAGTTAATATGATTAACCACCTGCCGCTGATCAGCCTTATGTTCCCAAAGAGCCCTGAGTAGTGCTTTGGTGTTCACAGTCTGTTTCTTTGTTGtaacttatattttttaatgcttatgTTAACTTTGTCAAACTCTTGTTTTGAGCTGGATCATTTTGTGGATGCCAAATGAATATCAAAACTGAAAACACATTTGTTGATATTTGTCTTGCTGTCCAGATTGCGATATTTTTCAGTATTAAGCTTTCAGTGAACTGTGTCACCTAAGTAAGCTACCCTGCTATTTGTTGTTTAAATATATGGTTCTCTATTTGAGTCTGTGTTTTCAATAAAGTTCTATGTTTAAATTGGCATAAGTGACCCTTCTTTAGTTTAAGAACCATGTATAGATACATCATGTGCACTTACAAACATAGGTAATTATTAGTATGAGAAACGTGCTCATTAGAAAATTCTGTTCTTGAGCTAAGAAGGGAGCGATTATTGTGGGCTCTGATACTTGAGGAATGCTTCCGAGAAGAGAGACCCATTTAAATTGGTCGGGATAGAACAAATTTGTCAGGATAGGAGAGCAAGACAAGTTGCCCACCTGCTTGCCCAATTATGAGCCTTCCCAACAAGCAACCTAAAATTAATACTTCTTATAGGACCCATTTAAATTACCATCTTAGCCCTGGGACTTGCCTAAGGGTAAGATAACACAAATCATTAGATTGCTCTTGGAAGTGGGCAGTGGTGGTTTGAAGAAAAGTGTGTAATTGAATAATCTGTTTCGGTAGCATGGATGAACCCAGTCTGCCTGAAACAAGTAAAAGGAGTTTGATGAGAAATGCAGTTAGAAAGTTGAGAAGAGGCCAGTTTGGGGAACAGAATAAGCCAAATCTGCATATTTAACAATTCAAAGTAAGGTGTTACTTCAATGCCACCTAAACGCTGAAAGAGTAGGATAACACAATTAAATGGAATGGGGAATATGATTTCCTTTATATGCCTAGACAAAGGAAAGTGTTAAGGAAATACCATACAGCCGTTGAAATGATTATGTATGGATAGGTTTATTGACACAAAaggacattattttatatttgctgaaaCAGAGAATGTGACATGTATGGAAAATtagattccatttttaaaacatctgtaaATGTACACAATTCCTATGCAATTTCAATATGAATTTCTAAACATTTCACAGTCTGGAataaaatatataccatgttAAAAAATGCTTAGAGACAGGCATTGGGGAGATACAAACATTAAt
This genomic window contains:
- the LOC111535988 gene encoding G-protein coupled receptor-associated sorting protein 2, which codes for MTGAEIEPSVQAKPEKKAGEEVIAGAERENDVPLVVRPKVRTQATTGARPKTETKSVPGARPKTDAQAMSGARPKTEAQVMGGARPKTEAQGMAGARPKTDARAVGGARPKTDAKAIPGTRPKDEAQAWSQNEFGTEAVSQAEGVSQTNAVAWPLATAESGSVNTSKGLSMDRELVDVDAETFPGTQGQKGIQPWFRPGEETNMGSWCYSRPRAREEASNESGFWSADETSTVSSFWAGEETSIRSWPREESNTRSRHRAKHQTNPRSRPRSKQEAYVDSWSGSEDEAGNLFSFWAGENTSNLFRPRVREEANIRSKLRTNREDCFESESEDEFYKQPWVLPGEEANSIFRCRDKEDPNTALKPRAQKDVDGDRVKQEPRFEEEVIVGSWFWAEKEASLEGGASAICESEPGTEEGAIGGSTYWAEEKSSLGAVAREEAKPESEEEAIFGSWFWDRDEACFDLNPCPVYKVSDRFRDAAEELNASSRPQTWEEVTVEFKPGLFHRVGFRSTSPFRIPEEASEMLEAKPKNMELSPEGEEQESLLQPNQPSPEFTFQYDPSYRSVREIREHLRARESAESEGWSCSCIQCELKIGSEEFEELLLLMEKIRDPFIHEISKIAMGMRSASQFTRDFIRDSGVVSLIETLLNYPSSRVRTSFLENMIHMAPPYPNLNMIETFICQVCEETLAHSVDSLEQLTGIRMLRHLTMTIDYHTLIANYISGFLSLLTTANARTKFHVLKMLLNLSENPAVAKKLFSAKALSIFVGLFNIEETNDNIQIVIKMFQNISNIIKSGKMSLIDDDFSLEPLISAFREFEELAKQLQAQIDNQNDPEVGPQS